Proteins encoded together in one Bactrocera neohumeralis isolate Rockhampton chromosome 4, APGP_CSIRO_Bneo_wtdbg2-racon-allhic-juicebox.fasta_v2, whole genome shotgun sequence window:
- the LOC126755848 gene encoding P protein-like has translation MSKPSMWSLDTDEHDSLESDAEYVEWRTDSTRTTFKRAGGKTQMTALHSRPNISSSRRAVSFGEEREPRLYAGAANIPSEPSVTSLSSAAEEDEVLELRTAMEQKNAQFVKVAKIVVLFIIWLIFTGLLLVQPEHEHPQSNFICVNNGTEKVFHVPEESLSNGFFITATGPFIMLSKDQLKKLAGKEKTLTIQLLQMIGEERHEATKPWVLYLADTKNLDDIHLVERKKLFALQYMSAEGSKKLQISMITNIPQPLSLEFFYEPSPINLEVGIVVALLLIVGLYFLLMLDIVHRALAIIVFCTLAIAMLALLNLRPSLRTIIDWIDFEILLELFGLTLIIAILAETGIIDYVTVRIYEISNGHIWPILNCLCLITLVFSSLLDNILMMLLIAPITMRVCELMQLNPMPLLSCLIIYANVGATLTPNGMTPSEYVLAHEVLRREGIDGYVFIEHVLPGTLIAGASAYLYMRILYHDSNTMRYKDGAEIERLRRVIKVWSRTAKSISPYSKDEQAMRDTVLSKVRRLRRRLKRIGKMPAPPPDYNETVKALKTEFKITEKALLVKCCIVLFFVFSLIILHLVPNLHFLSTAWTALLGCILLLILADNEDFDGILGRIEWSTMLFLACVIVFSEATSQMGLFDAISNFTGDLISYSSSNARLVVGILIAVWWSAFCAAFLTDPSVTSLMLRAVTVAVEDIEEEQLPLQPLIWAVILGSGLGCMGTIIGTSANVICAGLAEKHGYNFPFLYYCKVGFPIILVSGYTCAVVPTLMWHKVVVNGIFEKVPH, from the exons ATGTCAAAACCGTCGATGTGGAGCCTCGACACGGACGAACATGACTCGCTGGAATCCGACGCAGAGTACGTTGAATGGCGTACCGATAGCACACGCACCACTTTTAAGCGAGCTGGAGGCAAAACTCAAATGACTGCGTTGCATAGCCGTCCAAATATAAGCAGCAGTCGCAGAGCGGTGTCTTTTGGGGAAGAACGCGAGCCGCGTTTGTACGCTGGCGCAGCAAATATTCCATCTGAACCAAGTGTGACATCACTCTCTTCAGCGGCAGAGGAAGATGAGGTACTTGAATTGCGAACTGCGATGGAGCAAAAGAACGCGCAATTTGTGAAAGTCGCCAAAATTGTTGTGCTCTTTATAATCTGGCTTATATTCACCGGTTTGCTATTAGTGCAACCCGAACATGAACATCCACAATCGAATTTCATATGCGTTAACAATGGTACAGAGAAGGTTTTCCATGTGCCGGAGGAGTCGCTGTCGAATGGATTTTTCATTACCGCCACCGGACcatttataatgctctccaaGGATCAGTTGAAGAAACTGGCCGGCAAAGAAAAAACACTGACTATACAGCTGCTACAAATGATTGGTGAAGAGCGACATGAAGCCACCAAACCGTGGGTATTATATTTGGCAGACACAAAGAATTTGGACGATATACATCTTGTGGAACGCAAAAAACTCTTCGCGTTGCAATACATGTCCGCCGAGGGTAGCAAAAAGTTGCAAATCAGCATGATCACCAATATACCGCAACCGCTGTCTCTGGAGTTCTTTTACGAGCCGTCGCCGATCAACTTGGaagttggcattgttgttgcgctATTACTCATAGTTGGTTTGTATTTCCTGCTGATGCTTGACATCGTGCATCGTGCGCTCGCAATAATCGTCTTCTGTACGCTCGCTATAGCCATGCTGGCGTTGCTAAACTTACGTCCTTCGTTGCGTACCATCATCGATTGGATCGATTTTGAAATACTACTGGAGCTATTCGGCTTGACGCTCATCATTGCCATACTGGCAGAGACGGGTATTATCGATTATGTCACCGTACGCATCTACGAGATCTCGAATGGTCACATCTGGCCCATACTGAACTGCTTGTGTCTGATCACTTTAGTGTTTTCATCGCTACTCGATAACATACTGATGATGCTATTGATTGCACCGATTACGATGCGTGTCTGCGAGCTCATGCAACTCAATCCGATGCCATTGCTCTCATGCCTGATTATCTATGCGAATGTTGGCGCCACTTTGACGCCAAATGGCATGACACCGAGTGAATATGTCTTGGCACATGAGGTCTTACGGCGCGAGGGCATCGACGGTTACGTGTTCATCGAACACGTTTTACCCGGTACATTGATTGCGGGCGCCAGCGCTTACCTATATATGCGCATACTCTATCACGACTCGAATACGATGCGCTATAAAGATGGTGCCGAGATTGAACGTCTGCGTCGCGTAATTAAGGTGTGGTCACGCACCGCCAAGAGTATTAGTCCATATTCGAAAGATGAGCAGGCTATGCGTGATACAGTCTTATCGAAGGTACGCCGTTTGCGTAGACGCTTGAAACGTATTGGTAAGATGCCGGCACCACCGCCGGATTACAATGAGACGGTGAAGGCACTCAAAACTGAATTTAAAATTACCGAAAAGGCGCTACTAGTCAAATGCTGCATCGTCTTGTTTTTCGTTTTCTCACTTATCATATTGCATCTCGTGCCGAATTTGCATTTCCTTTCCACGGCTTGGACCGCGCTGCTCGGCTGCATACTGCTGCTTATATTGGCCGACAATGAGGACTTCGATGGCATTCTCGGCCGCATTGAGTGGTCGACAATGCTTTTTCTCGCCTGCGTCATTGTATTCTCCGAGGCCACATCACAGATGGGCTTATTCGATGCGATTAGCAATTTTACGGGCGATCTTATTAGTTACAGCAGTTCGAATGCGCGTTTAGTTGTCGGCATTCTGATAGCCGTTTGGTGGTCAGCATTTTGTGCAGCCTTTCTTACCGACCCATCGGTAACCTCGTTAATGTTGCGTGCCGTCACCGTTGCTGTGGAAGATATCGAAGAGGAACAGCTGCCGCTGCAGCCGCTCATTTGGGCCGTAATATTGGGCTCCGGCTTGGGTTGTATGGGCACGATAATCGGCACCTCTGCCAATGTCATATGCGCCGGCTTGGCGGAGAAACATGGCTACAACTTCCCATTTCTCTATTATTGCAAGGTTGGTTTCCCCATTAT TTTGGTTTCGGGTTACACATGTGCCGTCGTTCCCACACTCATGTGGCACAAGGTTGTGGTAAATGGCATTTTCGAAAAAGTGCCGCATTAA